The following are encoded together in the Bos taurus isolate L1 Dominette 01449 registration number 42190680 breed Hereford chromosome 17, ARS-UCD2.0, whole genome shotgun sequence genome:
- the HIP1R gene encoding huntingtin-interacting protein 1-related protein isoform X6, producing MFDYMDCELKLSESVFRQLNTAIAVSQMSSGQCRLAPLIQVIQDCSHLYHYTVKLMFKLHSCLPADTLQGHRDRFHEQFHSLRNFFRRASDMLYFKRLIQIPRLPEGPPNFLRASALAEHIKPVVVIPEEAPEDEEPENLIEISTGPPAGEPAVVADLFEQTFGPPNGSMKDDRDLQIEALKREVEMLRSELDKIKLEAQRFISQLKGQVNALEAELEEQRKQKQKALVDNEQLRHELAQLRAAQVEGERNQGLREEAEKKASATEARYNKLKEKHSELVNTHAELLRKNADTAKQLTVTQQSQEEVARVKEQLVFQVEQVKRESEMKLEEQSDQLEKLKRELEAKAGELVRVQEALSRTEQSGSELSSRLDALSADRDELSRVVQQREADLLAAQSLAREKEAALSQERQRISRERDELQGRLADKESQEQGLQQRLLDEQFAMLRATAAEAERILQDAVGKLDDPLHLRCTSSPDYLVSRAQAALDAVSALEKGHAQYLTSRADASGLVAALTRFSHLTADTIVHGSATSHLAPTDPADRLIDTCRECGARALELMGQLQEQQALLQARPGLVRTPLQGILQLGQELKPKSLDVREEELGAMVDKEMAATSAAIEDAVRRIEDMMNQARHASSGVKLEVNERILNSCTDLMKAIRLLVTASTSLQKEIVESGRGAATQQEFYAKNSRWTEGLISASKAVGWGATQLVESADKVVLHTGKYEELIVCSHEIAASTAQLVAASKVKADKHSPHLSRLQECSRTVNEMAANVVASTKSGQEQVEDRDTMDFSGLSLIKLKKQEMETQVRALELEKTLEVERVRLGELRRQHYLLAGAVGTPGEEEPSQPSATPHSGTKKPPLAQKPTVAPRQDHQLDKKDGSYAAQVVN from the exons ATGTTCGATTACATGGACTGCGAGCTGAAGCTCTCTGAATCAG TTTTCCGGCAGCTCAACACGGCCATCGCTGTGTCCCAGATGTCCTCAGGCCAGTGCCGCCTGGCCCCCCTCATCCAGGTCATCCAGGACTGCAGCCACCTCTACCACTACACGGTCAAGCTTATGTTCAAGCTGCACTCCT GTCTCCCAGCGGACACCCTGCAAGGTCACAGGGACCGGTTCCACGAACAGTTTCACAG CCTCAGGAACTTCTTCCGCAGAGCCTCGGACATGCTCTACTTCAAGCGGCTCATCCAGATCCCCCGGCTGCCCGAG GGACCCCCCAACTTCCTGCGGGCCTCGGCGCTGGCCGAGCACATCAAGCCGGTGGTGGTGATCCCCGAGGAGGCCCCCGAGGACGAGGAACCTGAGAACCTCATCGAGATCAGCACGGGGCCCCCCGCGGGGGAACCAGCG GTGGTGGCAGACCTCTTCGAGCAGACCTTTGGACCCCCCAATGGCTCCATGAAGGACGACAG GGACCTCCAGATCGAGGCCTTGAAACGGGAGGTGGAGATGCTCCGCAGCGAGCTGGACAAGATCAAGCTAGAG GCCCAACGGTTCATCTCGCAGCTGAAGGGCCAGGTGAACGCGCTGGAGGCCGAGCTGGAGGAGCAGCGGAAGCAGAAGCAGAAGGCCCTGGTGGACAACGAGCAGCTCCGCCATGAGCTGGCCCAGCTGCGCGCCGCCCAAGTAGAGGGCGAGCGGAACCAGGGGCTGCGCGAGGAGGCCGAGA AGAAGGCCAGCGCTACGGAGGCACGCTACAACAAGCTGAAGGAAAAGCACAGCGAGCTTGTCAACACGCATGCCGAGCTGCTCAGGAAG AACGCGGACACGGCCAAGCAGCTGACCGTGACGCAGCAGAGCCAGGAGGAGGTGGCGCGGGTGAAGGAGCAGCTGGTCTTCCAGGTGGAGCAGGTGAAGCGGGAGTCAGAGATGAAG CTGGAGGAGCAGAGTGACCAGCTGGAGAAGCTCAAGAGGGAGCTGGAGGCCAAGGCGGGAGAGCTGGTGCGCGTGCAGGAGGCGCTGAGCCGCACGGAGCAG AGCGGGTCGGAGCTGAGCTCCAGGCTGGATGCACTGAGTGCAGACAGGGACGAGCTGAGCAGGGTCGTGCAGCAGCGAGAGGCTGACCTGCTGGCAGCCCAGAGCCTGGCTCGGGAGAAGGAGGCGGCGCTGAGCCAGGAGCGGCAGCGCATCTCCCGGGAGAGGGACGAGCTGCAGGGGCGGCTGGCGGACAAG GAGTCTCAGGAGCAGGGGCTACAGCAGAGGCTGCTGGACGAGCAGTTCGCGATGCTCCGGGCTACTGCCGCGGAGGCTGAACGCATCCTGCAGGACGCGGTGGGCAAGCTGGACGACCCCCTGCACCTGCGCTGCACCAGCTCCCCCG ATTACCTAGTGAGCAGGGCCCAGGCCGCCCTGGACGCGGTGAgcgccctggagaagggccatGCCCAGTACCTGACCTCCAGGGCAG ACGCCTCCGGCCTCGTGGCGGCCCTGACCCGGTTCTCGCACCTGACTGCGGACACCATCGTCCATGGCAGCGCCACCTCCCACCTGGCCCCCACCGACCCTGCTGACC GCCTGATCGACACTTGCAGGGAGTGTGGGGCCCGGGCGCTGGAGCTCATGGGGCAGCTGCAGGAACAGCAGGCCCTGCTGCAGGCCCGGCCTGGCCTGGTGCGGACCCCACTGCAGGGCATCCTCCAGCTGGGCCAG GAGCTGAAGCCTAAGAGCCTGGACGTGCGTGAGGAGGAGCTCGGGGCTATGGTGGACAAGGAGATGGCGGCCACATCCGCGGCCATCGAGGATGCCGTGCGGAGGATCGAG GACATGATGAACCAGGCCCGCCATGCCAGCTCTGGGGTGAAGCTGGAGGTGAACGAGAG gATCCTCAACTCCTGCACGGATTTGATGAAG GCCATCCGGCTCCTGGTGACAGCATCCACCAGCCTGCAGAAGGAGATCGTGGAGAGTGGCAGG GGGGCAGCCACGCAGCAGGAATTTTATGCCAAGAACTCGAGGTGGACGGAAGGCCTCATCTCTGCCTCCAAGGCGGTGGGCTGGGGAGCCACCCAACTGGT GGAGTCAGCGGACAAAGTGGTGCTGCACACGGGCAAGTACGAGGAGCTCATCGTCTGCTCGCACGAGATCGCAGCCAGCACGGCCCAGCTGGTGGCGGCCTCCAAG GTGAAGGCCGACAAGCACAGCCCCCACCTGAGTCGCCTGCAGGAGTGCTCGCGCACCGTCAATGAGATGGCCGCCAACGTGGTGGCCTCCACCAAGTCGGGCCAGGAGCAGGTCGAAGACAGAG ACACCATGGACTTCTCCGGCCTCTCCCTCATCAAGCTGAAGAAGCAGGAGATGGAGACCCAG GTGCGGGccctggagctggagaagacgctGGAGGTGGAGCGTGTGCGGCTCGGGGAGCTGCGGAGGCAGCACTACCTGCTGGCTGGGGCTGTGGGGACACCGGGCGAGGAGGAGCCCAGCCAGCCCAGCGCCACCCCCCACAGCGGGACCAAGAAGCCGCCCTTGGCCCAGAAGCCCACTGTGGCCCCAAGGCAGGACCACCAG CTCGACAAGAAGGATGGAAGCTACGCAGCTCAAGTCGTGAACTAA
- the HIP1R gene encoding huntingtin-interacting protein 1-related protein isoform X2, producing MNSIKNVPARVLNRRPGHSLEAEREQFDKTQAISISKAINTQEAPVKEKHARRIILGTHHEKGAFTFWSYAIGLPLPSSAILSWKFCHVLHKVLRDGHPNVLHDCQRYRSNIREIGDLWGHLHDRYGQLVNIYTKLLLTKIAFHLKHPQFPAGLEVTDEVLEKAAGTDVNNIFQLTVEMFDYMDCELKLSESVFRQLNTAIAVSQMSSGQCRLAPLIQVIQDCSHLYHYTVKLMFKLHSCLPADTLQGHRDRFHEQFHSLRNFFRRASDMLYFKRLIQIPRLPEGPPNFLRASALAEHIKPVVVIPEEAPEDEEPENLIEISTGPPAGEPAVVADLFEQTFGPPNGSMKDDRDLQIEALKREVEMLRSELDKIKLEAQRFISQLKGQVNALEAELEEQRKQKQKALVDNEQLRHELAQLRAAQVEGERNQGLREEAEKKASATEARYNKLKEKHSELVNTHAELLRKNADTAKQLTVTQQSQEEVARVKEQLVFQVEQVKRESEMKLEEQSDQLEKLKRELEAKAGELVRVQEALSRTEQSGSELSSRLDALSADRDELSRVVQQREADLLAAQSLAREKEAALSQERQRISRERDELQGRLADKESQEQGLQQRLLDEQFAMLRATAAEAERILQDAVGKLDDPLHLRCTSSPDYLVSRAQAALDAVSALEKGHAQYLTSRADASGLVAALTRFSHLTADTIVHGSATSHLAPTDPADRLIDTCRECGARALELMGQLQEQQALLQARPGLVRTPLQGILQLGQELKPKSLDVREEELGAMVDKEMAATSAAIEDAVRRIEDMMNQARHASSGVKLEVNERILNSCTDLMKAIRLLVTASTSLQKEIVESGRGAATQQEFYAKNSRWTEGLISASKAVGWGATQLVESADKVVLHTGKYEELIVCSHEIAASTAQLVAASKVKADKHSPHLSRLQECSRTVNEMAANVVASTKSGQEQVEDRDTMDFSGLSLIKLKKQEMETQVRALELEKTLEVERVRLGELRRQHYLLAGAVGTPGEEEPSQPSATPHSGTKKPPLAQKPTVAPSSTRRMEATQLKS from the exons ATGAACAGCATCAAGAACGTGCCGGCGCGGGTGCTGAACCGCAGGCCTGGCCACAGCCTGGAGGCCGAGCGCGAGCAGTTCGACAAGACCCAG GCCATCAGCATCAGCAAAGCCATCAACACCCAGGAGGCCCCCGTGAAGGAGAAGCATGCCCGGC GCATCATCCTGGGCACTCACCACGAGAAGGGGGCCTTCACCTTCTGGTCCTACGCCATCGGGCTCCCGCTGCCCAGCAGCGCCATCCTCAGCTGGAAGTTCTGCCACGTGCTCCACAAGGTCCTCCGGGACGGGCACCCCAAT GTGCTACACGACTGCCAGCGGTACCGGAGCAACATTCGGGAGATCGGAGACCTGTGG GGCCACTTGCACGACCGATACGGGCAGCTGGTGAATATTTACACCAAACTCTTGCTGACCAAGATCGCCTTTCACCTCAAG CACCCGCAGTTTCCTGCGGGCCTGGAGGTGACAGACGAGGTGCTGGAGAAGGCGGCTGGGACCGACGTCAACAACAT CTTCCAGCTCACCGTGGAGATGTTCGATTACATGGACTGCGAGCTGAAGCTCTCTGAATCAG TTTTCCGGCAGCTCAACACGGCCATCGCTGTGTCCCAGATGTCCTCAGGCCAGTGCCGCCTGGCCCCCCTCATCCAGGTCATCCAGGACTGCAGCCACCTCTACCACTACACGGTCAAGCTTATGTTCAAGCTGCACTCCT GTCTCCCAGCGGACACCCTGCAAGGTCACAGGGACCGGTTCCACGAACAGTTTCACAG CCTCAGGAACTTCTTCCGCAGAGCCTCGGACATGCTCTACTTCAAGCGGCTCATCCAGATCCCCCGGCTGCCCGAG GGACCCCCCAACTTCCTGCGGGCCTCGGCGCTGGCCGAGCACATCAAGCCGGTGGTGGTGATCCCCGAGGAGGCCCCCGAGGACGAGGAACCTGAGAACCTCATCGAGATCAGCACGGGGCCCCCCGCGGGGGAACCAGCG GTGGTGGCAGACCTCTTCGAGCAGACCTTTGGACCCCCCAATGGCTCCATGAAGGACGACAG GGACCTCCAGATCGAGGCCTTGAAACGGGAGGTGGAGATGCTCCGCAGCGAGCTGGACAAGATCAAGCTAGAG GCCCAACGGTTCATCTCGCAGCTGAAGGGCCAGGTGAACGCGCTGGAGGCCGAGCTGGAGGAGCAGCGGAAGCAGAAGCAGAAGGCCCTGGTGGACAACGAGCAGCTCCGCCATGAGCTGGCCCAGCTGCGCGCCGCCCAAGTAGAGGGCGAGCGGAACCAGGGGCTGCGCGAGGAGGCCGAGA AGAAGGCCAGCGCTACGGAGGCACGCTACAACAAGCTGAAGGAAAAGCACAGCGAGCTTGTCAACACGCATGCCGAGCTGCTCAGGAAG AACGCGGACACGGCCAAGCAGCTGACCGTGACGCAGCAGAGCCAGGAGGAGGTGGCGCGGGTGAAGGAGCAGCTGGTCTTCCAGGTGGAGCAGGTGAAGCGGGAGTCAGAGATGAAG CTGGAGGAGCAGAGTGACCAGCTGGAGAAGCTCAAGAGGGAGCTGGAGGCCAAGGCGGGAGAGCTGGTGCGCGTGCAGGAGGCGCTGAGCCGCACGGAGCAG AGCGGGTCGGAGCTGAGCTCCAGGCTGGATGCACTGAGTGCAGACAGGGACGAGCTGAGCAGGGTCGTGCAGCAGCGAGAGGCTGACCTGCTGGCAGCCCAGAGCCTGGCTCGGGAGAAGGAGGCGGCGCTGAGCCAGGAGCGGCAGCGCATCTCCCGGGAGAGGGACGAGCTGCAGGGGCGGCTGGCGGACAAG GAGTCTCAGGAGCAGGGGCTACAGCAGAGGCTGCTGGACGAGCAGTTCGCGATGCTCCGGGCTACTGCCGCGGAGGCTGAACGCATCCTGCAGGACGCGGTGGGCAAGCTGGACGACCCCCTGCACCTGCGCTGCACCAGCTCCCCCG ATTACCTAGTGAGCAGGGCCCAGGCCGCCCTGGACGCGGTGAgcgccctggagaagggccatGCCCAGTACCTGACCTCCAGGGCAG ACGCCTCCGGCCTCGTGGCGGCCCTGACCCGGTTCTCGCACCTGACTGCGGACACCATCGTCCATGGCAGCGCCACCTCCCACCTGGCCCCCACCGACCCTGCTGACC GCCTGATCGACACTTGCAGGGAGTGTGGGGCCCGGGCGCTGGAGCTCATGGGGCAGCTGCAGGAACAGCAGGCCCTGCTGCAGGCCCGGCCTGGCCTGGTGCGGACCCCACTGCAGGGCATCCTCCAGCTGGGCCAG GAGCTGAAGCCTAAGAGCCTGGACGTGCGTGAGGAGGAGCTCGGGGCTATGGTGGACAAGGAGATGGCGGCCACATCCGCGGCCATCGAGGATGCCGTGCGGAGGATCGAG GACATGATGAACCAGGCCCGCCATGCCAGCTCTGGGGTGAAGCTGGAGGTGAACGAGAG gATCCTCAACTCCTGCACGGATTTGATGAAG GCCATCCGGCTCCTGGTGACAGCATCCACCAGCCTGCAGAAGGAGATCGTGGAGAGTGGCAGG GGGGCAGCCACGCAGCAGGAATTTTATGCCAAGAACTCGAGGTGGACGGAAGGCCTCATCTCTGCCTCCAAGGCGGTGGGCTGGGGAGCCACCCAACTGGT GGAGTCAGCGGACAAAGTGGTGCTGCACACGGGCAAGTACGAGGAGCTCATCGTCTGCTCGCACGAGATCGCAGCCAGCACGGCCCAGCTGGTGGCGGCCTCCAAG GTGAAGGCCGACAAGCACAGCCCCCACCTGAGTCGCCTGCAGGAGTGCTCGCGCACCGTCAATGAGATGGCCGCCAACGTGGTGGCCTCCACCAAGTCGGGCCAGGAGCAGGTCGAAGACAGAG ACACCATGGACTTCTCCGGCCTCTCCCTCATCAAGCTGAAGAAGCAGGAGATGGAGACCCAG GTGCGGGccctggagctggagaagacgctGGAGGTGGAGCGTGTGCGGCTCGGGGAGCTGCGGAGGCAGCACTACCTGCTGGCTGGGGCTGTGGGGACACCGGGCGAGGAGGAGCCCAGCCAGCCCAGCGCCACCCCCCACAGCGGGACCAAGAAGCCGCCCTTGGCCCAGAAGCCCACTGTGGCCCCAAG CTCGACAAGAAGGATGGAAGCTACGCAGCTCAAGTCGTGA
- the HIP1R gene encoding huntingtin-interacting protein 1-related protein isoform X5, whose amino-acid sequence MNSIKNVPARVLNRRPGHSLEAEREQFDKTQAISISKAINTQEAPVKEKHARRIILGTHHEKGAFTFWSYAIGLPLPSSAILSWKFCHVLHKVLRDGHPNVLHDCQRYRSNIREIGDLWGHLHDRYGQLVNIYTKLLLTKIAFHLKHPQFPAGLEVTDEVLEKAAGTDVNNIFQLTVEMFDYMDCELKLSESVFRQLNTAIAVSQMSSGQCRLAPLIQVIQDCSHLYHYTVKLMFKLHSCLPADTLQGHRDRFHEQFHSLRNFFRRASDMLYFKRLIQIPRLPEGPPNFLRASALAEHIKPVVVIPEEAPEDEEPENLIEISTGPPAGEPAVVADLFEQTFGPPNGSMKDDRDLQIEALKREVEMLRSELDKIKLEAQRFISQLKGQVNALEAELEEQRKQKQKALVDNEQLRHELAQLRAAQVEGERNQGLREEAEKKASATEARYNKLKEKHSELVNTHAELLRKNADTAKQLTVTQQSQEEVARVKEQLVFQVEQVKRESEMKLEEQSDQLEKLKRELEAKAGELVRVQEALSRTEQSGSELSSRLDALSADRDELSRVVQQREADLLAAQSLAREKEAALSQERQRISRERDELQGRLADKESQEQGLQQRLLDEQFAMLRATAAEAERILQDAVGKLDDPLHLRCTSSPDYLVSRAQAALDAVSALEKGHAQYLTSRADASGLVAALTRFSHLTADTIVHGSATSHLAPTDPADRLIDTCRECGARALELMGQLQEQQALLQARPGLVRTPLQGILQLGQELKPKSLDVREEELGAMVDKEMAATSAAIEDAVRRIEDMMNQARHASSGVKLEVNERILNSCTDLMKAIRLLVTASTSLQKEIVESGRGAATQQEFYAKNSRWTEGLISASKAVGWGATQLVYVAPGSQRTKWCCTRASTRSSSSARTRSQPARPSWWRPPR is encoded by the exons ATGAACAGCATCAAGAACGTGCCGGCGCGGGTGCTGAACCGCAGGCCTGGCCACAGCCTGGAGGCCGAGCGCGAGCAGTTCGACAAGACCCAG GCCATCAGCATCAGCAAAGCCATCAACACCCAGGAGGCCCCCGTGAAGGAGAAGCATGCCCGGC GCATCATCCTGGGCACTCACCACGAGAAGGGGGCCTTCACCTTCTGGTCCTACGCCATCGGGCTCCCGCTGCCCAGCAGCGCCATCCTCAGCTGGAAGTTCTGCCACGTGCTCCACAAGGTCCTCCGGGACGGGCACCCCAAT GTGCTACACGACTGCCAGCGGTACCGGAGCAACATTCGGGAGATCGGAGACCTGTGG GGCCACTTGCACGACCGATACGGGCAGCTGGTGAATATTTACACCAAACTCTTGCTGACCAAGATCGCCTTTCACCTCAAG CACCCGCAGTTTCCTGCGGGCCTGGAGGTGACAGACGAGGTGCTGGAGAAGGCGGCTGGGACCGACGTCAACAACAT CTTCCAGCTCACCGTGGAGATGTTCGATTACATGGACTGCGAGCTGAAGCTCTCTGAATCAG TTTTCCGGCAGCTCAACACGGCCATCGCTGTGTCCCAGATGTCCTCAGGCCAGTGCCGCCTGGCCCCCCTCATCCAGGTCATCCAGGACTGCAGCCACCTCTACCACTACACGGTCAAGCTTATGTTCAAGCTGCACTCCT GTCTCCCAGCGGACACCCTGCAAGGTCACAGGGACCGGTTCCACGAACAGTTTCACAG CCTCAGGAACTTCTTCCGCAGAGCCTCGGACATGCTCTACTTCAAGCGGCTCATCCAGATCCCCCGGCTGCCCGAG GGACCCCCCAACTTCCTGCGGGCCTCGGCGCTGGCCGAGCACATCAAGCCGGTGGTGGTGATCCCCGAGGAGGCCCCCGAGGACGAGGAACCTGAGAACCTCATCGAGATCAGCACGGGGCCCCCCGCGGGGGAACCAGCG GTGGTGGCAGACCTCTTCGAGCAGACCTTTGGACCCCCCAATGGCTCCATGAAGGACGACAG GGACCTCCAGATCGAGGCCTTGAAACGGGAGGTGGAGATGCTCCGCAGCGAGCTGGACAAGATCAAGCTAGAG GCCCAACGGTTCATCTCGCAGCTGAAGGGCCAGGTGAACGCGCTGGAGGCCGAGCTGGAGGAGCAGCGGAAGCAGAAGCAGAAGGCCCTGGTGGACAACGAGCAGCTCCGCCATGAGCTGGCCCAGCTGCGCGCCGCCCAAGTAGAGGGCGAGCGGAACCAGGGGCTGCGCGAGGAGGCCGAGA AGAAGGCCAGCGCTACGGAGGCACGCTACAACAAGCTGAAGGAAAAGCACAGCGAGCTTGTCAACACGCATGCCGAGCTGCTCAGGAAG AACGCGGACACGGCCAAGCAGCTGACCGTGACGCAGCAGAGCCAGGAGGAGGTGGCGCGGGTGAAGGAGCAGCTGGTCTTCCAGGTGGAGCAGGTGAAGCGGGAGTCAGAGATGAAG CTGGAGGAGCAGAGTGACCAGCTGGAGAAGCTCAAGAGGGAGCTGGAGGCCAAGGCGGGAGAGCTGGTGCGCGTGCAGGAGGCGCTGAGCCGCACGGAGCAG AGCGGGTCGGAGCTGAGCTCCAGGCTGGATGCACTGAGTGCAGACAGGGACGAGCTGAGCAGGGTCGTGCAGCAGCGAGAGGCTGACCTGCTGGCAGCCCAGAGCCTGGCTCGGGAGAAGGAGGCGGCGCTGAGCCAGGAGCGGCAGCGCATCTCCCGGGAGAGGGACGAGCTGCAGGGGCGGCTGGCGGACAAG GAGTCTCAGGAGCAGGGGCTACAGCAGAGGCTGCTGGACGAGCAGTTCGCGATGCTCCGGGCTACTGCCGCGGAGGCTGAACGCATCCTGCAGGACGCGGTGGGCAAGCTGGACGACCCCCTGCACCTGCGCTGCACCAGCTCCCCCG ATTACCTAGTGAGCAGGGCCCAGGCCGCCCTGGACGCGGTGAgcgccctggagaagggccatGCCCAGTACCTGACCTCCAGGGCAG ACGCCTCCGGCCTCGTGGCGGCCCTGACCCGGTTCTCGCACCTGACTGCGGACACCATCGTCCATGGCAGCGCCACCTCCCACCTGGCCCCCACCGACCCTGCTGACC GCCTGATCGACACTTGCAGGGAGTGTGGGGCCCGGGCGCTGGAGCTCATGGGGCAGCTGCAGGAACAGCAGGCCCTGCTGCAGGCCCGGCCTGGCCTGGTGCGGACCCCACTGCAGGGCATCCTCCAGCTGGGCCAG GAGCTGAAGCCTAAGAGCCTGGACGTGCGTGAGGAGGAGCTCGGGGCTATGGTGGACAAGGAGATGGCGGCCACATCCGCGGCCATCGAGGATGCCGTGCGGAGGATCGAG GACATGATGAACCAGGCCCGCCATGCCAGCTCTGGGGTGAAGCTGGAGGTGAACGAGAG gATCCTCAACTCCTGCACGGATTTGATGAAG GCCATCCGGCTCCTGGTGACAGCATCCACCAGCCTGCAGAAGGAGATCGTGGAGAGTGGCAGG GGGGCAGCCACGCAGCAGGAATTTTATGCCAAGAACTCGAGGTGGACGGAAGGCCTCATCTCTGCCTCCAAGGCGGTGGGCTGGGGAGCCACCCAACTGGTGTATGTTGCCCCag GGAGTCAGCGGACAAAGTGGTGCTGCACACGGGCAAGTACGAGGAGCTCATCGTCTGCTCGCACGAGATCGCAGCCAGCACGGCCCAGCTGGTGGCGGCCTCCAAG GTGA